CTCCAGTTGTTGATCAGTGATTTGGGAGCTGTTGCCAGAGAGAAACGCCTGCTCATGATATCCCAACTGCCAGCTGCCAGCATTCGCCGTCATCCAAAGCGAATCAGACTCGGGGTTGTAAATCAGGGTATGCTCGTTGCCTACATATTGCCAGAAGCCATCTTTCGTTCTCTCCAAGCTGCCCCGATCCTGAGCCAGGGCTAAGGTTCGCTCTAGAATCAGCCGAACTTCCTGAGCGCGAGACTCTTGTTCTGGGGAGGATGAGTCAGATAGATACATCATGATGAAGCGTCTCCCTGGGATGTGGGTGAGTGATGGATCTGGAGGTGGGCTGGCTTTTGCCCCAATGAGGTGACGTGAAGCAACCCGACCGTCAGGGCACTGGTCAGAAGGGCGAGAACGCCAGCCTCAAGGAGTTTGGTCAACCTACCGCTCTCTTTCCAATTCGAGATCGTCTGTTTCCAAGGATTGAGCCAGGTAGTTTGCGCCTGAGTCCGACGTTTCCTGGGGTGAGCCGTGCTCAGTCCGGTTAGGGCATGAATCATCAGATCGAGCTTCGTCCTCAGCTCGTACCATTGTTCGTCGCTCATACCGCTCGAGGACTTGGGCCACGAGTTCATCCAATGCGCGAAACTCTGTTCCAAGTCTGCTTGTTTCGCCGTTGCCTCCAGCATCCGTGCTAGTCCTGCCATGCTCTGAGGGAGTGGCTTGAGGTCGGCAATCAAATTGTTCACCTGCTGGTGGCTCGCCAACTTCTGAACCATCTGCTGCAATTGGAGCATCTGCTCGCTCGTCGCTGGTACAGGGTTCTGGGTTGACGTGTTCGGTTCGACTGCGTTTGCCTCCGGGGGTACCATACGCCCTAGCTGCATTCGTCTCTGGTGAGCAGGCAAGCTCTGAGGAGAACTGGCGATCGCTGGGGCTGGGTTCTCTAAAGGCTGCGATCGCGGTGGTAGCTTGACCACTGGGTTGCGGGTGGGGTTTCCTTGATAAGGGTTGCTGGATTGAACCACTGTGGGTGGAGCTATCCGTTTGGGAGAACACTTCTTGAACTCGTTGAAAAACATAGGAGCTCGTTCCAATTAAGGGGATGAAAGGGTTGGACAGGTAGGCATCAATGGTCTGCTGAAGTGTGGAGAACGGGAGAAGCCCTGGTTGCAGAAGAGCTTGACGTTCCAGTTCTCTGCGATCTATGGACTGGGTGTGTCGTTGCCCCAGCCACTGCGAGAGCCACTGCCTGACTTGAGCGATTGCAACCGGTTCTGTGGCTTCTGTTTGGGTGGGCTGAGGCTGAAGTGCGATTAAGCCCATTGCCCGCGCTTGGCGCTGCCAGCAGCATTGCAGTTCATCGCGGTCGTACTCTACTTTGCTGGGGCGAGTTATCCGATTGGCCCAGGCTTGCGCCTTGCTGCTGGCTCCGACTCCTACAGCTTCCTCAATCTGGTTGAGGCGGCGACTGAAGGCGCGAAGCTGTTTGTTTGTGAATCCCTCTAATTCCCATAACCCGTGTCGCCGGTTGGTGACGTAGACGGAATATCCTAAGTCCTGCGCGGCGCAAGCTAGCTCGTTTCGATAAATCTGCCCCAGCAGCATCTTGGCTTTATAGATCTCCGTATTGTCGAGACTTTGCCAGTGCCCTGTTTTGGGGTGGCGCTGAAGGTTGAGAATCACGTTATGGGTGTGAAGCTGGGGATCGAGCGCGCGACTGGTCTCGTGGTGGAAGCAGGCGATCGCGACTTCTCCAGTGGGCACCTTGAATCGCTTTCCTCTCTCAGTAATGCGAGTGCAGGCATAGCGTGCTTCCACGACCCTCAGCATTTCGCGGTTTGCTTGTTGGTGGGCAAGTTCTAAGAGGCGATCGCCAAAGACTAGAGCTTGCAAACTCACGGACTTCGGCGCACTAGTCGTCAGATCAATCCCTGCCCGTTCGGTTGGGGCAGGCTCTCCTAGAGCTTTCGCATTGAGTTGCTGCTGATGGAAGCGAGTTTTGTTCACTAGGATGAGTCCGGTGGGCGATTTGCCAGCCAGCAGTTGATTGAAATCGGCAGGTAGGACGGCTTGTACCAGCCCTAATCGGTTGCTGCTGTTGCCGCACCACTCGCTGGAGGGCGTTGTGGAAACGCCCGTCTTCCCTTCGCTGTAATACCTGGAGGCATAGGTGGGGGATACATTGGCAATTGAAACAACCATGTTATTCCTCCTGGTCGGGGTCTGGAGTGGGAGGGGTTTCGATGCCAAGCCGGATCGCATAGCGTGTGAGTTCTGCCTTAATTGAATCTGCCATGTCCTTGCGGTCGAGCTTTTCTTCAGGGAGTGCCACATCGAGCAGGATGTGTTCACCTGCTAGAATCAGCGCTTCCACTTCTCGGCGCGTGAGGGAAGCCAGGGCAAAAATATCTGGCAACAGTGCCAGCAGTGGGTGAAACTCATCCAGGAACACCTGGTTTTCCGTGAAGAGTCGCGTGATGTCCCGTCGCGTTTGTTGCTGTTCTTGGATTAAGGAGGCAACGATCGGCTCTAACCCCTGTTTGAGCAGAGAATCGTCAAACTTCAGGTGCGGCTCGGTTTGGGTAGGTGCAGCAGATGGGGCAATTTTCGCCAACTGATTTGCCCCAGGTAGCGGTAGGTTGGCTGCAAAGAACGCTCGGACGACTTGAGAGATTAAGTCAGAGGTGCGGATTCCGGCTTGGGCGGCAATCTCGTCGAGTTCTGCGGCTTTTTCATCCGGGAAGTAAACCCGGTACTCTTTATGGTTTTTACGAGTCATAGGAGGTGATAGACATTGAGTGCGACTGTCACGCGACAAGCTGCGACCGTCACGCGACGAGAGGCGTTAGGTATGGCGCAAACTAACCCTGAGTGGCGCGACATGGGCGATCGCTACTGGAGATGCAGTCCATGCTCCTCACGTTACCGAGACAATATGTCAACGAGATGGAATTGAGAGGATCGGGGGATGGAACTGCTGTGTTTTTGGAGGCGATCGCCCTTCATGATATTTCTTTGACCAGAACAGACTTATTTGACATCACAATTCCATCTCAATCGCTATTCATTCGCATACGGCTGACACATGGAGTTTCTACTCTCAGGTTTAGAAACAAAGATCAACTGCGTCAAAAGTGCGTCAGAAGTGCGGCAAAAAAATTTTTCATTTCTACTTAGAGATTAAAGCGATGTCACAGTATCAACTATTTGTCGATTTAGGTATGTCAGGCACAAAAGCCTCGCTATCGAATGGAACCAAGTTTCAGAGTTATCT
The sequence above is drawn from the Trichocoleus desertorum ATA4-8-CV12 genome and encodes:
- a CDS encoding relaxase domain-containing protein codes for the protein MVVSIANVSPTYASRYYSEGKTGVSTTPSSEWCGNSSNRLGLVQAVLPADFNQLLAGKSPTGLILVNKTRFHQQQLNAKALGEPAPTERAGIDLTTSAPKSVSLQALVFGDRLLELAHQQANREMLRVVEARYACTRITERGKRFKVPTGEVAIACFHHETSRALDPQLHTHNVILNLQRHPKTGHWQSLDNTEIYKAKMLLGQIYRNELACAAQDLGYSVYVTNRRHGLWELEGFTNKQLRAFSRRLNQIEEAVGVGASSKAQAWANRITRPSKVEYDRDELQCCWQRQARAMGLIALQPQPTQTEATEPVAIAQVRQWLSQWLGQRHTQSIDRRELERQALLQPGLLPFSTLQQTIDAYLSNPFIPLIGTSSYVFQRVQEVFSQTDSSTHSGSIQQPLSRKPHPQPSGQATTAIAAFREPSPSDRQFSSELACSPETNAARAYGTPGGKRSRTEHVNPEPCTSDERADAPIAADGSEVGEPPAGEQFDCRPQATPSEHGRTSTDAGGNGETSRLGTEFRALDELVAQVLERYERRTMVRAEDEARSDDSCPNRTEHGSPQETSDSGANYLAQSLETDDLELERER